Proteins encoded by one window of Porphyromonas vaginalis:
- a CDS encoding DUF695 domain-containing protein has protein sequence MRLTDNWFNGLAESEAGQTAHLHVRDELEEFRATGKYRFVIEIAYPFDGEGIEPSDTDTAQIEAVDELLQTAMERDKMAILAASILEPGRKVWLYVSRTYDPFFDRLEEVLAELPLLPLQFEVVQDSDWSYYQELLDKLQP, from the coding sequence ATGCGACTGACGGACAATTGGTTCAACGGCTTGGCCGAGAGCGAAGCTGGCCAGACGGCTCACCTGCATGTGCGTGATGAGCTGGAAGAGTTTCGCGCTACGGGCAAGTACCGCTTTGTGATCGAGATCGCTTACCCCTTTGATGGCGAGGGCATAGAGCCATCTGATACGGACACCGCACAGATAGAGGCGGTCGACGAACTGCTACAGACCGCTATGGAGCGGGACAAGATGGCGATCCTCGCAGCTTCTATCCTAGAGCCTGGGCGCAAAGTGTGGCTCTATGTGAGCCGCACGTACGACCCCTTCTTCGATCGTCTCGAGGAGGTGCTGGCGGAGCTGCCCCTCCTGCCACTACAGTTTGAGGTAGTCCAGGACTCCGACTGGAGCTACTACCAGGAGCTACTGGACAAGCTACAGCCGTAG
- a CDS encoding RluA family pseudouridine synthase, which translates to MPDLQILYEDNHLLIVNKPAGMLVQGDSTGDTPLSELVERYLIDKYDKPGRAFVGVTHRIDRPTSGAVLFAKTSKALARLNAMFQRREIHKVYHAVVCGAFPQKAGEAKDLLYRNRKQNKSYVVTEPHAEAKRAWLTYERLAVGDRYSLLAVTLHTGRHHQIRTQLSHMGYPIKGDLKYGAPRSNKDGGISLHARILSFEHPVTHEHIEVVAPYPEDDAIWSLLSHTK; encoded by the coding sequence ATGCCTGACCTACAGATCCTCTACGAGGACAATCATCTCCTCATCGTCAATAAGCCAGCGGGGATGCTCGTACAGGGTGACAGCACGGGCGATACACCGCTCTCGGAGCTTGTCGAGCGCTATCTCATCGATAAGTACGACAAGCCTGGGCGGGCGTTCGTTGGGGTCACGCATCGTATCGATAGACCGACGTCGGGAGCGGTACTTTTTGCCAAGACTTCGAAGGCTCTGGCACGGCTCAACGCTATGTTTCAGCGACGAGAGATCCACAAAGTCTACCACGCTGTGGTCTGTGGAGCTTTTCCCCAGAAAGCGGGCGAGGCTAAGGATCTGCTCTATCGCAATCGCAAGCAAAACAAGAGCTACGTCGTGACGGAGCCTCACGCTGAGGCTAAGCGCGCCTGGCTTACCTACGAGCGTCTCGCCGTGGGCGACCGCTACAGTCTGCTGGCCGTGACGCTACATACGGGGCGGCATCATCAGATACGTACGCAGCTGAGCCACATGGGCTACCCGATCAAGGGGGACCTCAAGTATGGTGCTCCACGGAGCAACAAGGATGGTGGTATCTCGCTCCATGCGCGTATCTTAAGCTTCGAGCACCCCGTCACTCATGAGCATATAGAGGTCGTCGCGCCGTACCCTGAGGACGACGCTATTTGGTCTTTGCTGAGCCATACGAAGTAA
- the fabG gene encoding 3-oxoacyl-[acyl-carrier-protein] reductase produces the protein MKLLQDKVALITGAARGIGKAIATKYAEAGCHVAISDLKVADEAKDYYAQLAKECDVTIRTYESNAADFEAAHQLVEQIVADFGKLDVLVNNAGITRDGLLLRMTEQQWDAVINVNLKSAFNMIHAAAPVMMKQRQGSIINMASVVGVSGNAGQVNYSASKAGMIALAKSVAKELGSRGIRANSIAPGFIESDMTAVLSEEVRKEWAKQIPLRRGGKPEDVANVALFLASDLSSYMTGQVLSCCGGMNM, from the coding sequence ATGAAACTACTTCAGGACAAAGTGGCTCTGATCACCGGAGCAGCACGTGGTATCGGCAAGGCGATTGCCACGAAGTATGCAGAGGCTGGATGCCATGTAGCTATTAGTGACCTCAAGGTTGCCGACGAAGCAAAGGATTACTACGCTCAGCTAGCCAAGGAGTGCGATGTCACGATACGCACCTACGAGAGCAATGCGGCAGACTTTGAGGCTGCGCATCAGCTCGTGGAGCAGATCGTCGCTGACTTTGGCAAGCTAGATGTCCTAGTCAATAATGCTGGCATCACCCGTGACGGTCTGCTCCTGCGTATGACGGAGCAGCAGTGGGATGCGGTGATCAATGTCAACTTAAAGTCCGCCTTCAATATGATCCACGCCGCAGCTCCCGTCATGATGAAGCAGCGTCAGGGTAGCATCATCAACATGGCGAGCGTCGTCGGTGTATCGGGCAATGCGGGTCAGGTGAACTACTCCGCCTCTAAGGCTGGTATGATCGCACTGGCTAAGAGCGTTGCTAAGGAGCTCGGCTCACGCGGTATCCGTGCCAACAGCATCGCTCCGGGCTTCATCGAGAGCGATATGACGGCCGTCCTCAGCGAGGAGGTGCGCAAGGAGTGGGCTAAGCAGATCCCGCTACGTCGTGGTGGCAAGCCTGAGGATGTGGCCAATGTGGCACTCTTCCTCGCGAGCGACCTCTCCTCCTACATGACAGGACAGGTGCTCTCCTGCTGCGGCGGTATGAATATGTAA
- a CDS encoding TetR/AcrR family transcriptional regulator: MTSTQHTRQRIVQMAHTLFVQQGVEETTMVAIAEAVGCSRRTVYTYYKDKQALLMAVIEREISLMSQSLSEVLSRPGDAITKLMVLLDNHLQLIQKTVQRQGEHNASFFSDTFNIERLRLKYDQSEYDMLKRILQEGHDRGELLVPDINSTAYLLLKSFKSLEAPYINRYHHEYGKEDYLRIIAAMKQLLRQGLTNHANTKPITQ, from the coding sequence ATGACCTCTACACAACACACGCGCCAGCGCATCGTCCAAATGGCTCACACGCTCTTTGTGCAGCAAGGAGTCGAGGAGACGACCATGGTCGCTATTGCAGAGGCTGTGGGGTGCAGTCGGCGCACGGTCTATACTTATTATAAGGACAAGCAGGCGCTGCTTATGGCGGTCATAGAGCGGGAGATCAGTCTGATGAGCCAGTCGCTGAGTGAGGTACTGTCTCGTCCGGGTGATGCGATTACTAAGCTGATGGTGTTGCTGGACAATCATCTGCAGCTGATCCAGAAGACGGTGCAGAGGCAGGGTGAACACAATGCGAGCTTCTTTAGCGACACTTTCAACATCGAGCGCCTTCGCCTCAAGTATGACCAGAGCGAGTACGATATGCTCAAGCGGATCCTGCAGGAGGGACACGATCGAGGAGAGCTACTTGTCCCAGATATCAACTCGACAGCCTACCTACTCCTCAAGAGCTTCAAGAGTCTGGAGGCACCTTACATCAATCGCTACCACCATGAGTATGGTAAGGAGGACTACCTACGCATCATCGCTGCGATGAAGCAACTACTCAGACAGGGACTGACCAATCATGCAAATACAAAACCTATAACTCAATAG
- a CDS encoding sensor histidine kinase, with the protein MSSSRRLLGSLPTNILLVVLALVVALLPLILSEPLVRRMADEERLKMQTWAEATECIASQSDEQLNALALQILESNTTIPLILTDSLGNILGYKNIDSVAVARDSTYLEKRLTAFRSGYAPIEIDLGTAGRQYLYYSDSSNLRRLLRFPYLQTGIFILYIIILVLTIRSLLHWEQDRIWVGLSKETAHQLGTPISSLMAWTELLKSYDLPPEIIESIGQDVNRLELIAHRFQKVGSLPELTPIELNGLVATSVQYLSRRISRQVEIVFEPAPEELYCLITPDLMSWVVENIVKNGVDAMDGKGTITITTEAHGKNAYLEITDTGRGMTRATQRMIFKPGFTTKERGWGLGLSLARRIIRHYFRGRIYVKRSELQVGTTFRITLPLQ; encoded by the coding sequence ATGTCATCCTCCAGGAGATTACTCGGCTCCCTGCCTACCAATATACTACTTGTCGTGCTGGCGCTCGTCGTGGCACTCCTCCCGCTCATCCTCTCGGAGCCACTCGTGAGACGCATGGCCGACGAGGAGCGACTCAAGATGCAGACCTGGGCCGAGGCAACCGAGTGCATAGCTAGCCAAAGTGACGAGCAGCTCAATGCCCTAGCCCTCCAAATCTTAGAGTCAAACACCACCATACCGCTCATCCTCACAGACAGCCTCGGGAATATCCTAGGATACAAAAACATTGACTCCGTGGCGGTCGCTCGTGACTCGACCTATCTGGAGAAGCGGCTCACAGCTTTTCGCTCTGGCTACGCACCCATCGAGATTGACTTAGGTACCGCTGGGCGCCAATACCTTTACTACAGCGACAGCAGTAATCTGAGGCGGTTGCTACGCTTCCCCTATCTGCAGACAGGTATCTTCATCCTCTACATCATCATCCTCGTCCTCACCATTCGTAGCCTACTGCACTGGGAGCAGGACCGTATATGGGTCGGACTCAGCAAGGAGACCGCCCACCAGCTCGGCACGCCCATCTCCTCGCTTATGGCGTGGACCGAACTGCTCAAGAGCTACGACCTCCCCCCCGAGATCATCGAGAGCATCGGCCAAGATGTCAATCGCCTCGAGCTGATCGCCCACCGTTTCCAAAAAGTCGGCAGCCTACCCGAGCTCACCCCCATAGAGCTCAACGGACTGGTCGCCACCTCCGTGCAATACCTCTCACGACGCATCTCCAGACAGGTAGAGATCGTCTTTGAGCCAGCACCCGAGGAGCTCTACTGCCTCATCACGCCCGACCTCATGAGCTGGGTCGTGGAGAACATCGTTAAGAACGGCGTCGACGCGATGGACGGCAAGGGCACGATCACCATCACCACGGAGGCTCACGGCAAGAACGCCTACCTCGAGATCACCGACACGGGCCGTGGTATGACACGCGCCACGCAGCGGATGATCTTCAAGCCAGGCTTCACCACCAAGGAGCGTGGCTGGGGGCTCGGCTTATCGCTCGCACGTCGCATCATACGTCACTACTTCCGCGGGCGCATCTACGTCAAGCGCTCCGAGCTACAAGTCGGTACCACCTTCCGGATCACCCTCCCCCTGCAGTAG